Proteins co-encoded in one Gossypium arboreum isolate Shixiya-1 chromosome 11, ASM2569848v2, whole genome shotgun sequence genomic window:
- the LOC108472488 gene encoding short-chain dehydrogenase reductase 3b-like yields the protein MSNPRLEGKVALITGGASGIGEETARFFVQHGALVVIADVQDELGNQVAASIGLDKVSYRHCDVREEKQVEEAVSFTVEKYGKLDILFSNAGTLGSLTGILELDLDDFDNTMATNVRGVAATIKHAARAMVAKNTRGSIICTGSVASFVGGTGPNGYTTSKHAIVGLVRGACSELGAHGIRVNCVSPYGVATPLACRAYNFEPSQVEANGYSASNLKGIVLKARHIAETVLFLASDESAYISGQNLAVDGGFTVVTHSLSTFTD from the exons ATGTCTAACCCAAG GTTGGAAGGTAAGGTGGCTCTTATCACTGGTGGAGCCAGCGGTATCGGTGAGGAGACGGCGAGGTTCTTTGTACAACATGGGGCTTTGGTTGTTATTGCTGATGTCCAGGATGAGCTGGGGAATCAAGTCGCTGCATCGATCGGCCTTGACAAGGTTAGTTACCGGCACTGCGATGTACGAGAGGAGAAGCAGGTTGAGGAAGCAGTAAGTTTCACAGTGGAGAAATATGGGAAGCTGGATATCTTATTCAGCAATGCGGGTACCCTAGGCTCGTTAACCGGGATCTTAGAACTTGACCTGGATGACTTTGACAACACCATGGCCACGAACGTTCGAGGGGTGGCCGCCACGATCAAGCATGCCGCTCGAGCTATGGTGGCTAAAAACACACGTGGATCCATCATATGCACTGGAAGTGTAGCATCTTTTGTAGGAGGAACTGGTCCCAATGGTTATACAACATCAAAGCATGCTATCGTAGGGCTTGTTCGAGGAGCGTGTAGCGAGCTAGGGGCTCATGGCATCCGAGTCAATTGCGTTTCTCCCTACGGAGTTGCCACGCCGCTCGCTTGTAGAGCCTACAATTTTGAACCAAGTCAAGTGGAGGCCAATGGTTATTCGGCGAGCAACTTGAAAGGTATTGTGTTGAAGGCTAGACACATTGCAGAGACAGTGTTATTTCTTGCTTCTGATGAGTCCGCTTATATCAGCGGCCAAAACTTGGCTGTTGATGGAGGATTTACTGTGGTTACTCACAGTCTTTCAACATTTACGGATTAA
- the LOC108472906 gene encoding polygalacturonase At1g48100-like, with protein sequence MVHSRLFLSIFCMSFVCFFLSAQGRWHHHHTKHKHHTHHHKISEISVPPFPAPEPSSPFAPEPASGPFAPEPSSPSAPHPTAPFAPEPSSPSNDGNANISTGVFDVRNFGAVGDGVTDDTEAFKMAWDSACQVNASVLHVPSGFSFMIQSTIFTGPCLGGLIFQVDGTLMPPDGPEDWPKNSSKRQWIVFYRINGMSLQGGGLIDGRGKKWWDLPCKPHKGINRTTLSGPCDSPIAIRFFMSSNLTVQGLKVRDSPQFHFRFDGCKNVHVESLHITAPALSPNTDGIHIENTNGVEIYNSVISNGDDCISIGSGCYAVDIKNITCGPGHGISIGSLGNHNSRACVSNITVRDSVIKVSDNGVRIKTWQGGSGAVSGITFSNIHMESVRNPIIIDQFYCLTKGCANQTSAVYVSDILYESIKGTYDIRSPPMHLACSDSVPCTNITLSDIELLPAQGDIVLDPFCWNAYGDMETLTIPPVSCLMEGIPRRILDNNDMGYCG encoded by the exons ATGGTGCATTCTCGTCTATTCCTATCTATATTTTGCATGTCTTTTGTCTGTTTCTTCTTGTCCGCCCAAGGTAGATGGCATCATCACCATACTAAACACAAACATCATACTCACCATCACAAAATCTCTGAAATTTCAGTACCTCCTTTTCCAGCACCCGAGCCTTCCAGTCCCTTTGCACCTGAGCCTGCTTCTGGTCCTTTTGCACCAGAGCCTTCCAGTCCATCTGCACCTCACCCCACTGCTCCTTTTGCTCCCGAGCCTTCTAGTCCATCTAATGATGGAAATGCCAACATTTCCACTGGTGTTTTCGATGTAAGAAACTTCGGAGCTGTAGGGGATGGAGTGACAGATGACACAGAAGCATTCAAGATGGCATGGGACTCTGCTTGTCAAGTTAATGCATCAGTCCTTCATGTTCCTTCTGGTTTTTCCTTCATGATTCAGTCCACAATTTTTACGGGTCCTTGTCTAGGCGGACTTATCTTTCAG GTTGATGGTACACTTATGCCTCCTGATGGACCCGAAGACTGGCCGAAGAATAGCAGCAAGCGCCAGTGGATTGTCTTTTACAGAATCAATGGAATGTCCTTGCAAGGAGGTGGTCTCATTGATGGTAGAGGGAAAAAATGGTGGGATCTTCCTTGCAAGCCCCACAAG GGCATAAACAGAACAACATTGTCTGGACCATGTGACAGCCCAATT GCTATAAGATTTTTCATGAGCTCCAACTTGACTGTGCAAGGACTTAAAGTTAGGGATAGCCCCCAATTCCACTTTAGATTCGATGGCTGCAAGAATGTCCATGTCGAATCCCTTCACATAACAGCTCCTGCCCTGAGTCCCAATACCGATGGGATCCACATAGAGAATACAAACGGTGTTGAAATTTATAATTCAGTTATCTCTAATG GTGATGATTGCATATCTATTGGATCAGGATGCTATGCTGTGGATATTAAGAACATAACTTGCGGACCTGGTCATGGAATCAG CATTGGGAGCCTAGGTAATCATAATTCACGAGCGTGCGTCTCCAACATCACGGTTCGAGACTCCGTAATTAAGGTATCAGATAACGGTGTTAGGATCAAGACATGGCAAGGTGGATCTGGAGCTGTATCAGGCATAACATTCAGTAACATTCACATGGAAAGCGTTAGGAATCCAATTATAATAGATCAATTCTACTGCCTCACTAAGGGGTGCGCAAACCAAACATCAGCTGTTTATGTATCAGACATACTGTATGAAAGCATCAAGGGAACCTATGATATCCGAAGCCCTCCGATGCATCTTGCCTGCAGCGATTCTGTCCCATGTACAAACATCACACTCTCTGATATCGAGCTTCTTCCAGCTCAAGGAGATATAGTTTTGGACCCTTTTTGTTGGAATGCTTATGGGGATATGGAAACGCTAACCATTCCTCCTGTCTCCTGCTTAATGGAGGGTATTCCTCGACGCATCTTGGATAATAACgatatgggttattgtggatgA
- the LOC108470876 gene encoding uncharacterized protein LOC108470876: MSSSLAISSSSLRLTHVFPTNGNAILFNAISSCRISSLKSPSLNSIFIRIPYGSFKKASFFTSSRPFSPVMEWQDCTAKMEIDVPASVAYKCYSDREAIPNWMPFISSVQVLEDKPDLSRWSLKYKAFGRDIEYSWLARNMQPIPNQKIHWRSLEGLPNRGAVRFYPKGPSSCLIELTVSYEVPQLLAPVASALQPFLESLLKSGLDRFAKFAKSSGSTR; encoded by the exons ATGTCTTCTTCACTTGCAATTTCCTCAAGCTCCCTTAGGCTCACCCATGTCTTCCCAACTAATGGAAATGCAATCCTATTTAACGCCATATCCAGTTGCAGAATCTCCTCTTTGAAGTCACCGTCTTTGAACAGTATCTTCATTAGAATCCCATACGGGTCCTTCAAGAAGGCCTCTTTTTTCACTTCCTCCAGGCCCTTTTCTCCTGTCATGGAATGGCAGGATTGCAC GGCAAAGATGGAAATTGATGTACCTGCATCGGTCGCTTACAAATGTTACTCTGATCGTGAAGCAATTCCCAATTGGATGCCATTCATTTCATCTGTCCAG GTATTGGAAGACAAGCCTGATTTGTCACGGTGGTCGTTGAAATATAAGGCATTTGGTCGTGATATTGAATACTCCTGGCTTGCTAGAAATATGCAA CCCATCCCAAATCAGAAAATTCACTGGAGATCTCTGGAAGGTCTTCCTAACAG GGGTGCTGTTCGATTTTATCCAAAAGGGCCTTCATCATGTCTAATAGAA CTGACAGTTTCATATGAAGTTCCTCAACTTTTGGCTCCGGTGGCATCT GCACTTCAACCTTTCCTTGAAAGTTTACTTAAAAGTGGTTTGGATCGGTTTGCAAAATTTGCTAAAAGCTCAGGCTCAACACGATAA